A region of Cellulophaga sp. RHA19 DNA encodes the following proteins:
- the htpG gene encoding molecular chaperone HtpG produces MATGKINVSVENIFPLIKKFLYSDHEIFLRELISNATDATLKLKHLTSIGEATVEYGNPVIEIKVDKEGKKIHIIDQGLGMTADEVEKYINQVAFSGAEEFLDKYKDSAKDSGIIGHFGLGFYSAFMVADKVEIITKSFKDEPAAHWTCDGSPNFTLEAADKTERGTEIILHVADDSTEFLEDNKISELLTKYNKFMPVPIKFGMRTETLPKPEDAKEEDAAPTQEVDNIINNPNPAWTKAPADLQEEDYKGFYRELYPMQFEEPLFHIHLNVDYPFNLTGILYFPKLTNDLNVQKDRIQLYQNQVFVTDNVEGIVPEFLTMLRGVIDSPDIPLNVSRSYLQADGAVKKISSYISRKVADKLSSLFKNNREDFEAKWNDIKIVIEYGMLSDDKFFDKADKFALYPTVDGSFYTFEELQEKLKATQTDKDNKLVVLYASDKEAQHSYIEAAKAKGYEVLLLDSPIISHLMQKLETSKENISFARVDADHIDNLIKKDEEQISKLSEEEKETLKKELEETITNKSFTVQLEAMDSNAAPFTITEPEFMRRMKEMQQTGGGGGMFGMGNMPEMYNLIVNTNHALVSEILTADAPETKTRLINQSLDLARLSKGLLKGEELTNFIKRSYEMVK; encoded by the coding sequence ATGGCGACAGGTAAAATTAATGTATCCGTTGAGAATATTTTTCCGCTTATTAAAAAGTTCTTATATAGCGACCACGAGATATTTTTACGTGAGTTAATATCTAATGCTACAGATGCAACTTTAAAACTTAAACACTTAACTTCTATAGGTGAAGCTACAGTAGAATATGGCAACCCTGTTATAGAAATTAAGGTTGATAAAGAAGGAAAAAAAATACATATTATAGACCAAGGTCTTGGTATGACAGCAGACGAGGTTGAAAAGTATATTAACCAAGTTGCTTTTTCTGGTGCTGAAGAGTTTTTAGACAAATACAAAGACTCTGCTAAAGATTCTGGTATTATTGGTCATTTTGGTCTTGGTTTTTACTCTGCCTTTATGGTTGCAGATAAAGTAGAAATTATAACTAAAAGTTTTAAAGACGAGCCAGCTGCACATTGGACTTGTGATGGTTCTCCTAACTTTACTTTAGAAGCTGCAGATAAAACAGAACGTGGTACAGAAATTATTTTACACGTTGCAGATGACTCTACTGAGTTTTTAGAAGACAATAAGATTAGTGAACTTTTAACTAAGTACAATAAGTTTATGCCTGTACCAATTAAGTTTGGTATGCGTACAGAAACTTTACCTAAGCCAGAAGATGCTAAGGAAGAAGATGCTGCACCAACACAAGAGGTAGACAATATTATAAACAACCCAAACCCAGCTTGGACAAAAGCCCCGGCAGATTTACAAGAAGAGGATTATAAAGGGTTTTACAGAGAGCTTTACCCAATGCAGTTTGAGGAGCCTTTGTTTCATATACACCTTAATGTAGATTACCCGTTTAACTTAACAGGTATTTTATATTTCCCTAAATTAACAAACGATTTAAACGTACAAAAAGACCGTATACAACTGTACCAAAACCAAGTTTTTGTTACCGATAATGTAGAAGGTATTGTACCAGAATTTTTAACAATGTTACGTGGTGTTATAGACTCACCAGACATTCCGTTAAATGTTTCTAGATCTTACTTACAGGCTGATGGTGCTGTTAAAAAAATATCATCTTACATTTCTAGAAAAGTAGCAGATAAACTATCGTCTTTATTTAAAAATAATAGAGAAGATTTTGAAGCTAAATGGAATGACATTAAAATTGTTATTGAATACGGAATGCTTTCTGATGATAAATTCTTTGACAAGGCTGACAAATTTGCATTGTACCCAACGGTAGATGGTTCTTTTTATACGTTTGAAGAATTACAAGAAAAATTAAAAGCTACACAGACTGATAAAGACAACAAACTTGTTGTTCTTTACGCATCTGATAAAGAAGCACAACACAGTTATATTGAAGCTGCAAAAGCTAAAGGTTACGAGGTTTTATTACTAGATTCTCCTATTATTAGCCACTTAATGCAAAAATTAGAAACTTCTAAAGAGAATATTTCTTTTGCAAGAGTAGATGCAGACCACATAGACAATCTTATTAAGAAAGATGAAGAGCAAATCTCTAAACTATCTGAAGAAGAAAAAGAAACGCTTAAAAAAGAGTTAGAAGAAACTATTACCAATAAAAGCTTTACTGTACAGTTAGAAGCTATGGATAGCAACGCTGCTCCTTTTACAATTACAGAGCCAGAGTTTATGCGTAGAATGAAAGAAATGCAACAAACCGGTGGTGGCGGTGGTATGTTTGGTATGGGTAATATGCCAGAAATGTACAACCTTATTGTAAACACAAACCACGCATTGGTTTCTGAAATTTTAACTGCAGACGCACCAGAAACAAAAACACGTTTAATAAACCAATCTTTAGACTTAGCACGTTTGTCTAAAGGATTATTAAAAGGTGAAGAGCTTACTAACTTTATTAAAAGAAGTTATGAGATGGTAAAGTAA
- a CDS encoding 3-oxoacyl-ACP synthase III family protein: MYNSKIIGLGHYVPENVVTNDDLSKVMDTNDAWIQERTGIKERRHVVKGDGDTTTTMGVKAAKVAIERAGIDKDDIDFIVFATLSPDYYFPGPGVLVQRDLGIKTVGALDVRNQCSGFVYGISVADQYIKSGMYKNVLVIGSELHSHGLDMTTRGRSVSVIFGDGAGAAVLSRAEDNDTGILSTHLHSEGQHAEELSLIAPGMGKRWVTDIIEDADPNDESYYPYMNGQFVFKNAVVRFSEVIMEGLQANNLEVSDIDMLVPHQANLRISQFIQKKFKLNDDQVFNNIMKYGNTTAASIPIALTEAWEQGKVKKGDLVVLAAFGSGFTWGSVIIKW; encoded by the coding sequence ATGTACAATTCAAAAATAATTGGCCTAGGTCATTATGTGCCAGAAAATGTAGTTACCAATGATGATTTATCTAAGGTAATGGATACTAATGATGCTTGGATACAAGAGCGTACTGGTATAAAAGAAAGAAGACATGTAGTTAAAGGAGACGGAGATACAACTACAACAATGGGCGTAAAGGCTGCTAAAGTAGCTATAGAACGTGCAGGTATAGATAAAGATGATATAGATTTTATAGTTTTTGCGACACTAAGTCCAGATTACTATTTTCCAGGACCTGGAGTTTTAGTACAAAGAGACTTGGGTATTAAAACTGTTGGGGCTTTAGATGTTAGGAACCAATGTTCTGGTTTTGTTTACGGTATTTCTGTTGCAGATCAATATATTAAGAGCGGAATGTATAAAAATGTTCTTGTAATTGGCTCTGAGTTACATTCTCACGGTTTAGATATGACAACACGTGGTAGAAGTGTTTCTGTAATTTTTGGTGATGGTGCAGGTGCGGCAGTACTAAGTAGGGCAGAGGATAACGATACAGGTATATTATCTACTCATTTACATTCTGAAGGGCAACATGCAGAGGAGTTATCTTTAATAGCACCAGGTATGGGTAAACGTTGGGTAACAGATATTATTGAAGATGCAGATCCTAATGATGAGTCTTACTACCCATATATGAACGGGCAATTTGTATTTAAAAATGCTGTAGTTCGTTTTAGTGAGGTTATAATGGAAGGCTTACAAGCTAATAATTTAGAAGTTTCTGATATTGATATGTTGGTGCCACACCAAGCAAATCTTAGAATATCTCAATTTATACAGAAAAAGTTTAAGTTGAATGATGACCAAGTGTTTAATAATATTATGAAATATGGTAACACAACGGCAGCATCTATTCCTATTGCATTAACTGAAGCTTGGGAACAAGGCAAGGTTAAAAAAGGAGATTTGGTGGTGTTAGCAGCTTTTGGTAGTGGATTTACTTGGGGTAGTGTAATTATTAAATGGTAA
- a CDS encoding CoA-binding protein, which produces MSKTLVFGASLNPNRYSFLAVKKLVEKNITTVAFGKNLGTILRVQIKDNLTDFQNVFTVTLYLNPSRQVEYYNDIVKLQPKRVIFNPGTENPEFYKILKMNNIEVIEGCTLVMLATNQY; this is translated from the coding sequence ATGTCTAAAACCCTTGTTTTTGGTGCTTCGTTGAATCCGAATCGGTACAGTTTTCTTGCAGTGAAGAAATTAGTAGAAAAGAACATAACAACAGTAGCTTTTGGTAAAAATTTAGGGACTATTTTACGTGTTCAAATTAAAGATAATTTAACGGATTTTCAAAATGTTTTTACAGTTACTTTATATTTAAATCCATCTAGACAGGTAGAATATTACAACGATATCGTAAAATTACAACCAAAACGTGTCATATTTAACCCTGGAACAGAGAATCCTGAATTCTATAAAATACTGAAAATGAATAACATAGAGGTTATTGAAGGGTGTACTTTAGTAATGCTGGCTACAAATCAGTATTAA
- a CDS encoding RNA polymerase sigma factor, with protein MQQTTNQLIAGCKKRDRKSQLQLYTNYCDAMFAIACRYLKNQEDAKDAMQESFIKAFKNINSYESTYTIGAWLKRIVINQCLDVLKKQKLIFEDIDDVVYEFEEESDWYFNDEITKKDVLKAIESLTVKYKLVVQLYLIEGYDHEEISQILQLPIKTSRTHLRRGRLQLQELLSETKIKTNKEIIQQK; from the coding sequence ATGCAACAAACCACAAACCAATTAATTGCCGGCTGTAAAAAAAGAGATAGAAAATCTCAGCTACAGTTATATACAAATTATTGTGATGCAATGTTTGCTATTGCTTGTAGGTATTTAAAGAACCAAGAAGATGCAAAAGATGCAATGCAAGAAAGTTTTATAAAAGCCTTTAAAAATATTAACAGTTACGAGTCAACATACACAATAGGAGCTTGGTTAAAACGAATTGTAATTAACCAATGTTTAGATGTGTTAAAAAAGCAAAAGTTAATTTTTGAAGATATAGATGATGTAGTATATGAGTTTGAAGAAGAATCTGATTGGTATTTTAATGATGAAATAACAAAAAAAGACGTGCTTAAAGCAATAGAGTCTTTAACAGTTAAATACAAGCTTGTAGTGCAGTTGTATTTAATAGAGGGTTATGATCATGAAGAAATATCACAAATTTTACAATTGCCAATAAAAACATCTAGAACACATTTGCGTAGAGGAAGATTGCAGTTGCAAGAATTGTTAAGTGAGACAAAAATAAAAACGAATAAAGAAATTATTCAGCAAAAATAA